One Gemmatimonadota bacterium DNA segment encodes these proteins:
- the speA gene encoding biosynthetic arginine decarboxylase — MTWTTRDALDLYGVDGWGAGFFGVNEAGRVTVHPTRDPAVAVDLYELATDLAGQGARLPLLLRFPDILTERIASLTGRFAAAREEFGYEGGYTPVYPIKVNQQRRVVREIVSAGDPHGVGLEVGSKPELLAVLALTERTDHLIVCNGYKDEEYIRLALMGQRLGHRVIVVIEKVGEVETLLRVAEEMGVEPRTGVRVKLASEGAGRWSSSAGERSKFGLGAAELIQVVDRFRDAGRAHCLTMIHFHMGSQIPDIRSIKRALGEIARFYVELCRLGLEVRYVDVGGGLGVDYDGSRSTAPASANYSLQEYANDVVYTLAEACRAAAVPMPHIISESGRALTAHHALLLVEVIGQESFSAESPGAPPEDAPAPLFDLAEAGEEIGRRGVREVYHDVMFAKEEVQTLFDSGVLSLELRALGERHFNAAIIALAERAKRDPEEYEDILPDLESILTDRYFCNFSLFQSLPDSWAIDQLFPILPVHRLDEQPRRRGTLQDVTCDSDGRIDRFVGQPGGGLPLHSLRAGEPYVLGVFLAGAYQEILGDLHNLFGDTDSVHVRVVGDDYEVEDVVRGDTMTDVLKYVGFDPADLVATFRRKVKNAALEKNDANAFIADYVAGLAGYTYLIDNLA, encoded by the coding sequence ATGACCTGGACCACGCGCGACGCGCTCGATCTGTACGGTGTCGACGGGTGGGGAGCCGGCTTCTTCGGCGTGAACGAGGCGGGCCGGGTAACGGTGCACCCCACGCGGGATCCGGCGGTCGCCGTCGACCTGTACGAGTTGGCCACGGATCTCGCCGGCCAGGGCGCCAGGCTCCCTCTCCTGCTCCGGTTCCCGGACATCCTCACGGAGCGCATCGCCTCTCTGACCGGCCGCTTCGCGGCTGCACGGGAGGAGTTCGGCTACGAGGGTGGATACACCCCCGTGTACCCGATCAAGGTCAACCAGCAGAGGCGCGTAGTACGCGAGATCGTCAGCGCCGGGGACCCGCACGGCGTGGGGCTGGAGGTCGGCAGCAAGCCGGAGCTCCTGGCCGTGCTCGCGCTCACCGAGCGCACCGATCACCTCATCGTCTGCAACGGCTACAAGGACGAGGAGTACATCCGCCTCGCGCTCATGGGCCAGCGCCTCGGCCATCGAGTGATCGTGGTGATCGAGAAGGTCGGGGAGGTGGAGACGCTGCTCCGGGTGGCGGAAGAGATGGGCGTGGAGCCGCGCACCGGCGTACGGGTCAAGCTCGCCTCCGAAGGGGCAGGCCGCTGGTCGTCATCGGCGGGAGAACGGAGCAAGTTCGGCCTGGGGGCGGCGGAGCTCATACAGGTCGTCGACCGCTTCCGCGACGCCGGGCGGGCGCACTGCCTGACCATGATCCATTTCCATATGGGCTCCCAGATTCCGGACATTCGCAGCATCAAGCGCGCGCTGGGTGAGATCGCCCGGTTCTACGTGGAGCTGTGCCGGTTGGGACTCGAGGTGCGCTACGTGGACGTCGGCGGCGGCCTGGGGGTGGACTACGACGGGTCGCGCTCCACGGCACCCGCGAGCGCCAACTACTCCCTGCAGGAGTACGCCAACGACGTCGTGTACACGCTCGCCGAAGCGTGTCGCGCGGCCGCCGTGCCCATGCCTCACATCATCTCGGAGTCCGGACGAGCGCTGACCGCGCACCACGCGCTTCTTCTGGTCGAGGTGATCGGCCAGGAGAGCTTCTCGGCGGAGTCCCCGGGTGCGCCCCCGGAGGACGCTCCGGCCCCCCTGTTCGACCTGGCGGAGGCCGGCGAGGAGATCGGCCGACGCGGCGTTCGCGAAGTCTACCACGACGTCATGTTCGCCAAGGAGGAGGTGCAGACGCTCTTCGACTCCGGGGTGCTGTCCCTGGAGCTGCGCGCGCTGGGTGAGCGACACTTCAACGCCGCGATCATCGCCCTCGCCGAGCGGGCGAAGCGCGACCCGGAGGAGTACGAGGACATCCTTCCCGACCTGGAGTCCATCCTCACCGACCGCTACTTCTGCAATTTCTCGCTGTTCCAGTCGCTGCCGGACTCCTGGGCGATCGATCAGCTCTTCCCCATCCTGCCGGTGCATCGCCTGGACGAGCAGCCCCGCCGCCGCGGGACGCTGCAGGACGTCACCTGTGACAGCGATGGCAGGATCGACAGGTTCGTGGGTCAGCCTGGCGGCGGCCTGCCGCTTCATTCCCTCCGGGCCGGTGAACCCTACGTGCTGGGCGTGTTCCTGGCCGGCGCGTACCAGGAGATCCTCGGCGACCTGCACAACCTGTTCGGCGATACCGACTCCGTGCACGTGCGGGTGGTTGGTGACGACTACGAGGTGGAGGACGTCGTGCGCGGCGACACCATGACCGACGTCCTGAA
- the arfB gene encoding alternative ribosome rescue aminoacyl-tRNA hydrolase ArfB, with the protein MDSPPDLIELGPGVRVAPAELAFRATRSGGPGGQHVNTSATRVELSWDIAESPSLSEELRGRLLEKLGNRLHGEGVLRVVSARTRSQLRNRDAALERMRELVGGALQERRKRRPTRPSRAARERRLAEKKKRAARKKDRRPVRGDE; encoded by the coding sequence ATGGATTCCCCTCCCGACCTCATCGAACTCGGCCCCGGCGTGCGCGTGGCGCCGGCGGAGCTCGCGTTTCGCGCCACGCGATCCGGCGGCCCGGGCGGACAACACGTCAACACGTCGGCCACGCGGGTGGAGCTGTCGTGGGACATCGCGGAGTCGCCTTCGCTCTCGGAGGAGCTGCGCGGGCGCCTGCTGGAGAAGCTCGGGAACCGCCTCCACGGCGAGGGCGTGTTGCGGGTGGTCTCGGCGCGCACGCGAAGCCAGCTGCGCAACCGCGACGCGGCGCTGGAGCGCATGCGCGAGCTGGTTGGGGGCGCGCTCCAGGAGCGCAGGAAGCGACGGCCGACCAGGCCGTCGCGGGCGGCGCGCGAACGCCGGCTCGCGGAGAAGAAGAAGCGCGCCGCCAGGAAGAAGGATCGCCGGCCGGTGCGGGGGGACGAGTGA